One window from the genome of Brachionichthys hirsutus isolate HB-005 chromosome 19, CSIRO-AGI_Bhir_v1, whole genome shotgun sequence encodes:
- the phpt1 gene encoding 14 kDa phosphohistidine phosphatase yields the protein MCTQTRAAARMANIPQADIDPSGVFKYVLIRVHSKEDGDDSEVDIVRGYGWAEYHADIYDKVSEELEKGGLLDCECVGGGRIKHDPQAKQIHVYGYSIGFGRANHVTATEKLKAQYPGYEVTWDNEGY from the exons ATGTGCACACAGACGAGGGCTGCGGCGCGGATGGCCAACATCCCGCAGGCAGACATCGACCCGTCCGGCGTGTTCAAGTACGTCCTGATCCGAGTCCACAGCAAAGAGGATGGAGACGACTCGGAGGTAGATATAGTGCGAGGATACGGCTGGGCTGAGTACCACG ccgaTATCTATGACAAGGTTtctgaggagctggagaagggagGCCTCCTGGACTGTGAGTGTGTCGGAGGAGGGAGGATCAAACACGACCCCCAGGCCAAGCAGATCCACGTTTATGGATACTCCATA ggATTTGGGAGAGCAAACCACGTCACAGCTACCGAGAAACTAAAGGCTCAATATCCAGGCTATGAGGTCACCTGGGACAATGAGGGATACTGA
- the mamdc4 gene encoding apical endosomal glycoprotein, whose product MLQPRLAPVVLLLTLQFGGSGASPCLSPATKCDFVCDCADCSDEQDCGYTGETFECDFEDTGACGWADQSINADVYSWERRQRGDTLPDSGPSSDFTTGTAVGSFMGVTSVKARSLSSAVLTAPEMKDTSPTCRLRLRYFLWDSGHSGLDSAPLWASVLRQDSREAVVWRPEATSVRSWREATVFLGRILTPFQIRLHSQRSVGRRGDVAVDQLEFLDCALPSPLPGKECPAGMMECRRGGCVDLRQVCDGSDDCGDDTDEERCEGFRRCDFEEGLCDWNLSSLSTLKWVRTNQESISITDPLKGPGRDHSNNSRTGHFLYVTVPDGGLTMDWAAFQSPQLEPTNSSHPCKMVMYTHQFGPRSGGLTVLVADRSIYPVWERAGAIGDVWVKAEVAIVTDSVFQIVIMAAIRDFAFGGVAVDSIVLSPECRVASGNATWAKFPDPPKDPCTEPDKMCDFHADCKDADDEAKCGDFSYVNGSKGWTDSSIGTQQWALYKNATSNEEYLYVSGAPGQQLTDAQTRTPLLGPTGPACALKFDFALTGNASHIGELSVRVIDSLLGPLPKLWEFSGKTGNEEEESWQHVDLTVGQRRNRVQLVFEARAAKLCQCANIRVRSVHFDGCHADYFPYAPTALSCNFESDLCGWYQDNSDNFDWTVLEGMDHTIGVGRSLAVDMWSPSLRGAFGRFLSFTQSPGPTDYCLSFFYKLYGPDAGVLNVKLLDTKGFEMLLWTRRGAHGNTWHEAHCSVPHQLTNFQLMFEAVRSGFDGRVAIDDVTFVGRPCSVPRICSFEGQRCGYSSSGKVHWLHRSGLTAMTTEPKTDHTLETDKGFYMMVNTGANILPPGQKGVLTSLVRQGVAKTECIHFWYHMGGENPGSLTLYMKPAAGEPVEIFTDSLNQGGVWRRGSGNISSALVDWQLEFEAVGAGGENTHIALDDIVLSAHPCEDPGSSCSLERGMCSWSNTGNVKVDKQDWELTSQEAETHYSTPAADHTLGTERGHFLFFPSTSRTAANQNAQLLSPHLPPTKGTCLKFWAYLAYSLNSELRVWRLAEDQLHQLLVVRELGPWRRFDVNISSTEEYQIVFEGVKGTSGFVAVDDILYTVGINCADEITDVNRLTKTDNKGGIAASVVVVLLLIGTLIALLVYYLRTRQGFTASSAGPSSSSSAGAGFWNEAYESGLTLLYVREKGRRCREEVGSWSWLRLHQ is encoded by the exons atgTTGCAGCCGAGGCTCGCGCCGGTTGTCCTGCTATTGACTCTCCAGTTCG GTGGCTCTGGGGCTTCTCCATGCCTGAGTCCTGCGACGAAATGTGACTTTGTCTGTGACTGTGCTGATTGCAGCGACGAGCAAGACTGTG GCTACACAGGGGAAACCTTTGAGTGCGACTTTGAGGACACAGGCGCGTGTGGATGGGCTGACCAGTCCATCAACGCAGACGTGTACAGCTGGGAGAGACGCCAGAGAGGAGACACGCTTCCTGACAGCGGGCCGTCCTCCGACTTCACCACCGGGACGGCCGTAG GTTCATTCATGGGAGTGACTTCAGTGAAGGCAAGATCTCTCAGTTCGGCGGTCTTAACGGCTCCAGAGATGAAAGACACTTCCCCAACGTGTCGCCTTCGTCTCAGATATTTCCTCTGGGACTCAG GTCACTCGGGGCTGGACTCTGCGCCTCTGTGGGCGTCCGTCCTCCGCCAGGATTCCCGAGAGGCCGTGGTGTGGCGCCCCGAGGCCACCAGTGTCCGCAGCTGGAGGGAGGCAACCGTCTTCCTGGGTCGCATCCTCACCCCCTTCCAAATCCGTCTTCACTCACAGCGCTCTGTCGGGAGACGAGGGGACGTGGCAGTGGACCAGTTGGAGTTTCTGGACTGCGCTCTGCCCT CACCACTCCCCGGTAAAGAATGTCCCGCCGGCATGATGGAGTGCAGGCGTGGCGGCTGCGTGGACCTGAGGCAGGTCTGCGACGGCAGCGACGACTGTGGCGATGACACAGATGAGGAACGCTGTG AGGGGTTCAGGCGCTGTGACTTTGAGGAGGGTCTTTGCGACTGGAATCTGTCTTCTCTATCCACACTGAAATGGGTCAGGACGAATCAGGAGAGCATCTCCATCACGGATCCTCTGAAGGGCCCGGGCCGGGATCATTCCAACAACAGCAGAACAG gacATTTCCTCTACGTCACTGTCCCGGATGGCGGCCTCACAATGGACTGGGCTGCTTTCCAAAGTCCCCAGCTTGAACCCACCAATTCATCGCATCCCTGTAAG ATGGTGATGTACACCCACCAGTTCGGCCCGAGGTCCGGCGGCCTCACGGTGCTGGTGGCAGATCGGAGCATCTACCCCGTGTGGGAGCGGGCCGGAGCAATCGGCGACGTTTGGGTGAAGGCCGAGGTGGCGATTGTCACGGACTCTGTTTTCCAA ATTGTCATAATGGCAGCGATCAGGGACTTTGCCTTCGGGGGTGTCGCTGTTGACAGCATCGTGTTGTCCCCTGAATGCCGTGTGGCATCCG GAAATGCAACCTGGGCAAAGTTCCCTGACCCGCCTAAAGACCCGTGCACTGAACCCGACAAGATGTGCGATTTCCATGCTGACTGCAAAGATGCAGACGATGAAGCGAAATGTG GAGACTTTTCCTACGTTAACGGCAGCAAAGGCTGGACTGACTCCAGCATCGGGACTCAGCAGTGGGCGCTGTATAAAAACGCCACATCCAACG AGGAGTACCTGTATGTAAGCGGGGCCCCGGGGCAGCAGTTGACCGACGCCCAAACACGGACCCCCCTGCTGGGCCCCACTGGCCCAGCCTGCGCCCTAAAGTTTGATTTTGCATTAACTGGGAATGCAAGTCACATCG gtgagcTTTCGGTCCGGGTGATCGACAGCCTCCTGGGGCCCCTCCCCAAACTGTGGGAGTTCAGCGGGAAGACggggaatgaggaggaggagtcgtgGCAACATGTCGACTTGACTGTTGGACAGAGAAGAAATCGCGTCCAG CTGGTGTTTGAAGCTCGCGCTGCCAAGCTTTGTCAGTGTGCAAACATCAGAGTGAGAAGCGTCCACTTTGACGGCTGCCATGCGGACTATTTTCCGTACGCCCCGACAG cgctctCATGCAACTTTGAAAGTGACCTCTGCGGATGGTACCAGGACAACAGTGACAACTTTGACTGGACGGTGCTCGAGGGGATGGACCACACCATCGGAGTCG GCCGAAGCCTCGCTGTGGACATGTGGAGCCCGTCTCTCCGTGGTGCGTTTGGCCGCTTCCTTTCCTTCACACAGTCACCGGGTCCCACAGATTACTGCCTGTCCTTCTTCTACAAGCTGTACGGGCCGGACGCAG GTGTTCTGAATGTGAAGCTGCTGGACACCAAAGGTTTCGAGATGCTCCTCTGGACGCGGCGCGGCGCTCACGGCAACACGTGGCACGAGGCCCACTGCTCGGTGCCGCACCAGCTCACTAACTTTCAG CTGATGTTTGAGGCAGTGCGCTCCGGCTTTGATGGGCGCGTGGCCATTGATGACGTTACGTTTGTGGGCCGGCCGTGCAGCGTGCCCAGGATATGCTCCTTTGAAGGCCAGCGGTGTGGCTACAGCAGCTCCGGCAAAGTTCACTGGCTGCACCGCAGCGGACTCACCGCCATGACAACTGAACCCAAAACTGACCACACTCTGGAAACCGATAAGG GCTTCTACATGATGGTTAACACCGGAGCGAACATCCTTCCTCCCGGTCAAAAGGGAGTCCTCACCTCCCTTGTTCGCCAAGGAGTTGCCAAGACGGAGTGCATCCATTTCTGGTATCACATGGGAGGAGAGAATCCTG gttCCCTTACGTTGTACATGAAGCCAGCGGCCGGAGAGCCGGTGGAAATCTTTACGGACAGTCTGAACCAGGGGGGTGTCTGGCGCCGCGGCAGCGGCAACATCTCCAGTGCCTTGGTGGACTGGCAG TTGGAGTTTGAAGCAGTCGGCGCTGGAGGCGAAAACACTCACATTGCATTGGATGACATCGTCCTTTCAGCTCACCCATGTGAAGATCCAG GCTCTTCGTGCAGTCTGGAGAGAGGGATGTGTAGCTGGAGCAACACTGGGAACGTTAAAGTGGACAAACAGGACTGGGAGCTGACGAGCCAGGAGGCGGAGACACACTACTCCACCCCGGCGGCGGACCACACTCTGGGCACGGAGCGAG GTCACTTTCTGTTCTTTCCAAGCACCAGCCggacagcagccaatcagaacgctcaGCTGCTGAGCCCTCACCTGCCTCCCACCAAAGGCACCTGCCTGAAGTTCTGGGCTTACTTGGCATATTCAT TGAACAGCGAGCTGAGAGTTTGGAGGCTGGCTGAAGAtcagctccatcagctgctggTAGTCCGAGAACTGGGACCATGGAGACGCTTTGATGTCAACATCTCATCTACTGAGGAATACCAG ATTGTGTTTGAGGGAGTCAAAGGGACGTCGGGCTTTGTCGCCGTGGATGACATCTTGTACACGGTCGGAATCAACTGCGCAGATGAAATCACAGACGTGAACA GACTAACGAAGACAGACAACAAGGGAGGGATTGCAGCGTCCGTCGTTGTGGTCCTGCTGCTGATCGGCACATTGATCGCCTTGCTGGTTTACTACCTGCGAACCCGACAGGGATTCACTGCTTCCAGTGCCGgtccttcctcgtcttcctcggctGGTGCTGGTTTCTGGAATGAAGCATATGAATCAGGACTCACA CTGCTCTACGTGAGGGAGAAGGGAAGGCGGTGTAGAGAGGAGGTGGGCTCGTGGTCGTGGCTCAGACTGCACCAGTGA
- the LOC137908202 gene encoding glutamine synthetase-like, with protein MAASVSSSSHLNKTVRQSYMSLPQGGKCLVTYVWIDGTGEGLRNKTRTLDREPKGIDDIPEWNFDGSSTSQAKDRDSDMYLIPVCMFRDPFTLDPNKLVLCEVLTYDRLPAEKNHRASCNKVMEKVKTHNLWFGMEQEYTLLGLDGRPFSWPSNGYPEPQGPYYCAVGANNAYGRDIVECHYKACLYAGVKIFGTNAEVMPSQWEFQVGTCEGIEIGDHLWVARFLLHRVCEDFGVVASLDPKPMAGNWNGAGCHTNVSTNQMREDNGLDFINRAIVKLSEKHGEHIRVYDPHDGKDNVRRLTGQHETANINSFTHGVASRRSSIRIPRETSVQKKGYFEDRRPAANCDPYSVIAAIVETCLLDPEDKEQSK; from the exons ATGGCAGCATCTGTGTCATCGAGCTCCCACCTGAACAAGACTGTCCGACAAAGCTACATGAGCCTGCCGCAGGGAGGCAAGTGCCTGGTCACCTACGTTTGGATCGATGGCACCGGGGAGGGACTTCGCAACAAGACCCGGACCCTGGACCGTGAACCAAAAGGCATAGATG ATATCCCTGAGTGGAACTTTGATGGCTCGAGCACGTCCCAGGCGAAAGACCGTGACAGTGACATGTACCTCATCCCAGTCTGCATGTTCAGGGACCCGTTCACCCTCGATCCCAACAAACTGGTCCTCTGCGAGGTCCTCACCTATGACCGTTTACCTGCAG AAAAAAATCATCGAGCGAGCTGCAACAAGGTGATGGAGAAGGTTAAAACGCACAACCTGTGGTTTGGCATGGAGCAGGAATACACACTCCTAGGATTGGATGGGCGCCCCTTCAGTTGGCCCTCAAATGGATACCCAGAACCCCAAG GACCTTATTACTGTGCGGTGGGGGCGAACAATGCCTACGGACGGGACATTGTGGAATGCCACTACAAGGCCTGCCTCTATGCAGGAGTTAAGATTTTTGGTACCAATGCTGAAGTAATGCCATCTCAG TGGGAGTTTCAGGTGGGAACATGTGAGGGCATTGAAATAGGGGACCACCTGTGGGTCGCACGCTTCCTGCTTCATCGTGTTTGTGAAGACTTTGGGGTTGTTGCGTCACTGGACCCCAAGCCAATGGCGGGCAATTGGAATGGAGCCGGTTGCCACACAAACGTCAGCACCAATCAGATGAGGGAAGACAATGGGCTGGA CTTCATCAACCGGGCCATCGTCAAGCTGAGCGAAAAACACGGCGAACACATCCGTGTGTATGATCCACATGACGGGAAAGACAACGTCAGGCGTCTCACAGGTCAGCACGAAACAGCCAACATCAACAGCTTCACGCACGGAGTGGCCAGCCGAAGGTCCAGCATCCGCATCCCTCGGGAGACGTCCGTCCAGAAGAAAGGCTACTTTGAGGATCGCCGTCCTGCAGCAAACTGCGACCCATATTCAGTCATAGCGGCCATTGTAGAAACCTGCCTGCTTGACCCTGAAGACAAAGAGCAGAGCAAGTAG